A genomic stretch from Deltaproteobacteria bacterium HGW-Deltaproteobacteria-2 includes:
- the hpt gene encoding hypoxanthine phosphoribosyltransferase: MNQISKQILFSRDEIQKRVREIASQISQDYAGRELVVIGILKGAFVFMADLVREISVPCKVDFVRVASYGAGSESSGKVVMTKDIETSIKGRDILIVEDIVDSGLTLQYLVNWLKERSPHSLKICVFLDKRKRRKVSFEADYVGFTIDDGFVVGYGLDFDEQFRFFPDVYIIEQ; encoded by the coding sequence ATGAATCAAATATCAAAACAAATTCTTTTCTCCCGTGATGAAATTCAAAAACGGGTAAGAGAAATAGCTTCTCAAATATCACAAGATTACGCCGGACGTGAATTAGTCGTGATCGGTATTCTTAAGGGCGCGTTCGTTTTTATGGCTGATTTAGTTCGGGAGATCAGCGTTCCTTGTAAGGTCGATTTTGTCAGAGTAGCGAGTTATGGCGCAGGTTCTGAAAGTTCAGGTAAAGTAGTGATGACAAAAGATATTGAAACTTCAATTAAAGGCCGGGATATTTTGATTGTCGAAGACATTGTTGACAGTGGTCTAACGCTGCAATATCTTGTTAATTGGCTTAAAGAAAGAAGTCCTCATTCGCTGAAAATTTGCGTTTTCTTAGATAAGCGAAAGAGAAGAAAAGTATCCTTTGAAGCTGACTATGTCGGTTTCACCATTGATGACGGATTTGTGGTAGGTTATGGATTGGATTTCGATGAACAGTTCCGTTTTTTCCCTGACGTTTATATAATTGAGCAGTGA